The nucleotide window CACCACACTCTGTTTTCAGATGAAGAGCTGAACAGTTCCCTGTATGTTGTTCAAAGCTTTTTCCTGTTATAAACTTCTGCACATGCAGGCTGACTATGTTTAGGTGGTTTCTTAAGTTTGTTGGTCGCACTGGTTTTAATTAACTAATAACTTCACTTCCTCGGTCTGTCTTTTGAAATCCCAATGTGGATACATTTTATCTTGTGGCTGGAACTgaacaaagtgtgaaaaacactgaaactttataaatacttttgctagAAATTATCAACCTCAGAATAGCGGTTTACGAGgcaaacataaaagaaacttTATTATTCGATTTAAAAATCTTAAGAGAACGGTGTGTATGTTCAGCTGGAACACAGATAACACGCAGGGCCTTGTTTTCCATTCCTCTGCTCCACTCCCACAGTCTGCGCTGCCGAGGAGTCCCAAGGCCAAGACAAAGAGGAGCTCTCTGTCCCGTCCAAAGTTCAAACTGCAGCACACCGCTGTCTCCACAGCGGGGCACTTGTCCTCTGTAATCCAGGAACTCCCAACCTGCCTCACCACGACTGCAGAACGGAGCTTCAGCTGCAGGAACCCGCTGACGCAGAGAGCAGTGCTGCGCATTCAAAGAGAGGGAGTCTGAACTACCACCTGTGCACGGGGCATCCTGGTAACAGAGTTCAGATAATTGACGTTTTCATCCAAAATGCTCGtggacattgttttatttttataactgtttctgtttcctccGATCGCAGACAGTCAGAATACACATGAACCCTCTTCAGCGGACAAGCCATCGTCTGGACGGAGCTGCCGCTGGGCCCTCTGCCTCCTGTCCTTGGTCTTCGTCATCCAGGGACTCTTTACGtccctcctggctctgatcaACAGCCTCGTGACGCTGGTCGTTCCACGGCTCCTGCACGGCTCTGGAGCCTGCAGCGTCCTGGTCTATCTGGACCCGGGCCTCTCCATGCTGGCTGTCATCACTCTGATTGCAACGTCTGTGCCGCAGGTCACTCTGTCAGCTTTTATGTCCTTAAAGAGACGTTGTAGGTAGTAGATAGGGAAGATCTCCTGTAGCTGTCTGTATTGCaacaaatttgaagaagccaCTGACTGAAGACGGCCTGTTTTTCTACAGCCGCGTTTCCATTACAGAGGAACACAAATCCTTGtcgaaaaaaacacaattttgcaattgcggtatttccattaaataagaaatacattaaaatcacacattaataagcttgttcacaaaATAGCAACtaatgtaaacagttacatgagatatattcataattcagctgTAGCGCTAACGCTCGTCATCTAGCAATCAGCCATCGGAGGAAAcgtcttattcaggcgttgTTCCCGAATTGTTTGGACAGATCTAAGAGCAGACCCAGCCAACAAAACTTTCATGTGGGGCCAATATGGGTTGGAAATGGGCTGAAAAATGGGCCCCATGTAGGATTGTCTCCATAATGGCCCCATTTTATAAACCTATGTAGGTTTTATGTTGGGAAAATCTGGTCACCATATGGGCTCCAACTGAGCAAAGAACCCATCCAGGCCCCATCTTCTTATGGTTACCCAGTAACATATCACTGGGTAAGCATAAGGTGCCCggaatatttatcatttttatttgttttactctttttttttttaactcatcttTCAGGGTGCCAACCAATGAGGCCTGCTCTACGTAGCttggtttttgtgtttctgcattgCATCCCTGCAGGTGTACAGGTACGGCATGCTGCTCCTTCAGGCCTCGCCTCCACACATGCGCGTGTCTGACATCGGCCGGAGGCTTGCCGGCGTTCCCGGGGTGCAGGCTGTGCACGAGCTCCACGTCTGGCAGCTGACTGAGTCGCTCACAGTGGCCTCTGTCCACGTCCACTGCCACACCGGGTTTACGTCGAACAGGTGAAGTCAAATTCTGCCGTGACAATTGATTCTTGTGTTGGAAGCAATATGAACGggctgaaatgtatttattgattaaatatgGTGGAGTTGggctttaaaaagtttgaaggCTGGTTCGAGACCATGAAGATCTCA belongs to Poecilia reticulata strain Guanapo unplaced genomic scaffold, Guppy_female_1.0+MT scaffold_498, whole genome shotgun sequence and includes:
- the LOC103461039 gene encoding probable zinc transporter protein DDB_G0282067, which translates into the protein MVVCAAEESQGQDKEELSVPSKVQTAAHRCLHSGALVLCNPGTPNLPHHDCRTELQLQEPADAESSAAHSKRGSLNYHLCTGHPDSQNTHEPSSADKPSSGRSCRWALCLLSLVFVIQGLFTSLLALINSLVTLVVPRLLHGSGACSVLVYLDPGLSMLAVITLIATSVPQVYRYGMLLLQASPPHMRVSDIGRRLAGVPGVQAVHELHVWQLTESLTVASVHVHCHTGFTSNSYADLMSGVTKVLQNEGVSCSTIQPEFTSSSSSIRGDEAATFVHREDPCSRPLPPCSLACGKACAASMCCSLLERTEEQTRSVQRPGTGESKEDPQTLVIENTFL